Proteins from a single region of Xenopus laevis strain J_2021 chromosome 9_10S, Xenopus_laevis_v10.1, whole genome shotgun sequence:
- the nudt1.S gene encoding 7,8-dihydro-8-oxoguanine triphosphatase produces MFTSKLLTLVLVVQPPRILLGMKKRGFGAGRWNGFGGKVQNGETIEDAAKRELWEESSLTVESLQKIGHITFEFVGSTELLDVHVFRADDFSGEPTESEEMRPQWFDLQKIPFDGMWPDDRYWLPLLLERKKFTAYFKFQGHDNILDYKLEQVENI; encoded by the exons ATGTTCACATCCAAATTGCTCACTCTTGTCCTGGTTGTTCAGCCACCAAGAATTCTGCTGGGCATGAAGAAACGTGGCTTTGGCGCAGGCCGATGGAATGGTTTTGGAGGCAAAGTCCAGAATGGAGAAACAATAGAAGATGCAGCAAAACG GGAGCTATGGGAAGAAAGTAGTCTGACAGTCGAAAGCCTCCAGAAGATCGGTCACATAACATTTGAATTTGTTGGCAGCACAGAACTACTGGACGTGCACGTGTTCCGGGCTGATGATTTTTCTGGAGAACCGACTGAAAGTGAAG aaatgcgACCTCAGTGGTTCGATTTGCAGAAGATTCCTTTTGATGGGATGTGGCCAGATGACCGATATTGGCTACCGCTGCTTTTGGAGAGGAAGAAATTCACAGCCTATTTTAAATTCCAGGGACACGATAACATTCTGGATTATAAACTGGAGCAagttgaaaacatttaa
- the mrm2.S gene encoding mitochondrial rRNA methyltransferase 2 (The RefSeq protein has 1 substitution compared to this genomic sequence), which yields MATAAVCVLQKANKVVNSRSLYVTRALDKNRTAAEQKWLARQMKDPYIKEAQAHNYRCRSAFKLLEIDSKHHILHPGHHVIDCGAAPGAWSQVAVEKVNSLGRDSAARAGFVVGVDLLNITPLDGAVFLSNSDITDSDTQRKIISVLPSGKADVILSDMAPNATGIRDLDHQRLVNMCLSLLELSQRVLLPGGTFLCKVWDGSEISLVRDRLRQRFQDVRTVKPKASRMESAEIYLLAKMHKQQKH from the exons atGGCGACTGCAGCAGTGTG TGTTTTACAGAAGGCAAATAAAGTGGTGAACAGCCGAAGCCTCTATGTTACACGTGCACTGGATAAAAATCGAACAGCAGCAGAACAGAAGTGGCTGGCACGGCAGATGAAAGACCCATATATAAAGGAAGCACAGGCACATAACTATCGCTGCCGCAGTGCATTTAAACTGTTGGAAATAGACAGTAAACATCATATCCTACACCCTGGGCATCACGTTATTGACTGTGGGGCTGCTCCTGGAGCATGGAGTCAGGTGGCTGTTGAGAAAGTCAATTCATTGGGTAGAG ATTCTGCCGCAAGGGCTGGTTTTGTAGTTGGAGTAGATCTTCTTAACATTACCCCTTTGGATGGAGCAGTCTTTTTATCAAATTCTGACATTACAGACTCTGACACCCAAAGAAAAATAATCAGCGTTCTTCCCTCTGGGAGAGCAGATGTCATCTTAAGTGATATGGCTCCCAATGCCACAGGGATCCGAGATTTAGATCATCAGAGACTCGTGAACATGTGCCTGTCCCTTCTGGAGCTGTCGCAAAGAGTGCTGCTTCCTGGAGGAACTTTTCTTTGCAAAGTATGGGACGGAAGTGAAATCAGTCTTGTGCGAGACAGATTGCGGCAGAGATTCCAGGACGTGAGGACTGTAAAGCCTAAAGCCAGCAGAATGGAATCGGCTGAAATATATTTGTTAGCAAAAATGCACAAACAGCAGAAGCATTAA
- the mrm2.S gene encoding mitochondrial rRNA methyltransferase 2 isoform X1: MKDPYIKEAQAHNYRCRSAFKLLEIDSKHHILHPGHHVIDCGAAPGAWSQVAVEKVNSLGRDSAARAGFVVGVDLLNITPLDGAVFLSNSDITDSDTQRKIISVLPSGRADVILSDMAPNATGIRDLDHQRLVNMCLSLLELSQRVLLPGGTFLCKVWDGSEISLVRDRLRQRFQDVRTVKPKASRMESAEIYLLAKMHKQQKH; the protein is encoded by the exons ATGAAAGACCCATATATAAAGGAAGCACAGGCACATAACTATCGCTGCCGCAGTGCATTTAAACTGTTGGAAATAGACAGTAAACATCATATCCTACACCCTGGGCATCACGTTATTGACTGTGGGGCTGCTCCTGGAGCATGGAGTCAGGTGGCTGTTGAGAAAGTCAATTCATTGGGTAGAG ATTCTGCCGCAAGGGCTGGTTTTGTAGTTGGAGTAGATCTTCTTAACATTACCCCTTTGGATGGAGCAGTCTTTTTATCAAATTCTGACATTACAGACTCTGACACCCAAAGAAAAATAATCAGCGTTCTTCCCTCTGGGAGAGCAGATGTCATCTTAAGTGATATGGCTCCCAATGCCACAGGGATCCGAGATTTAGATCATCAGAGACTCGTGAACATGTGCCTGTCCCTTCTGGAGCTGTCGCAAAGAGTGCTGCTTCCTGGAGGAACTTTTCTTTGCAAAGTATGGGACGGAAGTGAAATCAGTCTTGTGCGAGACAGATTGCGGCAGAGATTCCAGGACGTGAGGACTGTAAAGCCTAAAGCCAGCAGAATGGAATCGGCTGAAATATATTTGTTAGCAAAAATGCACAAACAGCAGAAGCATTAA